One Arthrobacter sp. Marseille-P9274 genomic region harbors:
- a CDS encoding AzlC family ABC transporter permease has product MKILQSPAVKVGLSISIATGLYGISFGALSVASGLDLWQTMALSLLLFSGGSQFAFIGVVSGGGTGLAAMSASALLGIRNGIYGMQMNALVGPRGWRKLPAAHVTIDESTATASGQVDPLEQRRGFWTAGVGIFLLWNVFTVVGALAGNALGDPKAWGLDGAAVAAFLALLWPRLKGKEPAAIAVVCALATLLAVPFVPSGVPILVAAAVAAAVGWFAHRPVPEGLAPDIEPYAEPYSEHDGAHMVLPDADARRGPDRPTERGEA; this is encoded by the coding sequence GTGAAAATCCTGCAGTCTCCGGCGGTCAAGGTGGGCCTGTCCATCTCCATAGCTACCGGCCTCTACGGGATCTCCTTCGGCGCCCTCTCGGTGGCCTCCGGCCTGGACCTCTGGCAGACCATGGCGCTGAGCCTGCTGCTGTTCAGCGGCGGATCCCAGTTCGCCTTCATCGGCGTGGTCAGCGGAGGCGGCACAGGCCTTGCCGCGATGAGCGCCTCCGCCCTGCTGGGCATCCGCAACGGGATCTACGGCATGCAGATGAACGCCTTGGTGGGCCCGCGCGGCTGGCGCAAGCTGCCGGCGGCCCATGTCACCATCGACGAATCCACAGCCACCGCGTCCGGCCAGGTCGACCCGCTCGAACAGCGACGCGGCTTCTGGACCGCAGGCGTGGGCATCTTCCTGCTCTGGAATGTCTTCACCGTGGTTGGTGCGCTCGCCGGCAACGCGCTGGGCGACCCGAAGGCGTGGGGCCTGGACGGGGCCGCCGTCGCGGCGTTCCTGGCCCTGCTCTGGCCCCGGCTCAAGGGCAAGGAGCCGGCGGCCATCGCCGTCGTCTGCGCCCTGGCCACCCTGCTGGCCGTGCCGTTCGTGCCCAGCGGGGTTCCGATCCTGGTGGCAGCCGCCGTCGCGGCGGCGGTCGGCTGGTTCGCCCACAGGCCCGTTCCGGAAGGGCTGGCGCCGGACATCGAGCCCTACGCGGAGCCGTACTCCGAGCACGACGGCGCCCACATGGTCCTGCCCGACGCGGACGCCCGCCGGGGACCGGACCGCCCGACGGAGAGGGGAGAAGCATGA
- a CDS encoding glycoside hydrolase family 15 protein yields the protein MASPIEDYALLSDLHTAALVSRNGSMDWLCFPRFDSDSTFGALLGTPEHGRWLLAPDGAHEGTTEPLGAGPAGNASGGTPEAPAENGQKLPADTAASGADTSSRDAVADAKATEGGTATEQVWHDAAQGGSGVVNPTGAPSHQDNTKDPREGHGRSAHSERSSGRATGADDAAEAERKRRRGAPVVVERSYLQSTFVLRTCWQTATGEATITEFMPVGDRRASVVRRVECTSGHVTIHQEIVVRFGYGEAVPWVYRVNDEDTGAESIVAMAGPDAVVLHGSKLPVAEDRRHRGDFTLQAGEVADFELCWFPSHRKVPAMCNVDQQLKDSVAYWRDWCSRFPPQGEYHEMVKRSLLVLRAMTHESTGGIVAAPTTSLPEQFGGERNWDYRFVWLRDAALTLESMMTHGYEREALEWRNWLLRAVAGDPEDLQIMYGLAGERLLIERELGQFPGYLDSKPVRMGNGAMCQYQGDVIGEVMVVLEKLRNLGEREDHFSWPLQKSLLHYTEKHFFDHDHGIWEMRGEKKYFTHSRVMMWAAFDRGVRAVRDHGLDGEDDHWARQRDELREEIMEHGFNKEINSFTQSYGSSEVDASLLVLAQVGFVKYDDDLMLGTVARLEQELMDDSGLLRRYRTEAGMDGLSPGEYPFLACSFWLVEQYAQTGRIEDARKLMDQLVGYANELGLLSEEYDTANERMAGNYPQAFSHLALIRAADAINGHAQQAL from the coding sequence ATGGCCTCTCCGATCGAGGATTATGCGCTGCTGTCGGACCTGCATACCGCGGCGCTTGTGTCCCGGAACGGGAGCATGGACTGGCTGTGCTTCCCGCGTTTCGATTCCGACTCGACCTTCGGCGCGCTGCTCGGCACACCGGAGCATGGCCGCTGGTTGCTCGCCCCGGACGGCGCGCACGAAGGTACTACCGAACCGCTGGGCGCGGGTCCGGCCGGCAATGCGAGTGGCGGCACTCCGGAGGCGCCGGCAGAGAATGGGCAGAAACTGCCGGCGGACACGGCCGCCAGCGGCGCTGACACCTCGTCCCGCGATGCGGTTGCGGACGCCAAGGCCACCGAAGGGGGAACCGCCACCGAGCAGGTGTGGCACGATGCAGCCCAAGGAGGCTCCGGCGTCGTCAATCCCACCGGCGCGCCAAGCCACCAGGACAACACCAAAGATCCGCGCGAAGGCCACGGCCGCTCGGCACACTCGGAACGGAGCAGCGGCCGGGCCACCGGCGCGGATGACGCCGCCGAGGCCGAACGGAAGCGCCGCCGGGGAGCCCCCGTCGTCGTCGAACGCAGCTACCTGCAGTCCACCTTTGTGCTGCGCACCTGCTGGCAGACGGCCACCGGCGAGGCCACGATCACCGAGTTCATGCCCGTGGGAGACCGCCGCGCTTCCGTGGTGCGGCGGGTGGAATGCACTTCCGGCCACGTCACCATCCACCAGGAGATCGTGGTCCGCTTCGGCTATGGCGAGGCGGTGCCATGGGTCTACCGCGTGAACGACGAGGACACGGGCGCCGAATCCATCGTCGCCATGGCCGGGCCGGACGCCGTGGTGCTGCACGGTTCCAAGCTGCCGGTGGCGGAGGACCGCCGGCACCGCGGCGACTTCACCCTCCAGGCGGGCGAGGTCGCGGACTTTGAGCTGTGCTGGTTCCCGTCGCACCGCAAGGTCCCGGCGATGTGCAACGTGGACCAGCAGCTCAAAGACAGCGTGGCCTACTGGCGCGACTGGTGCTCGCGCTTCCCGCCGCAGGGCGAGTACCACGAGATGGTCAAGCGCTCGCTGCTGGTGCTGCGCGCGATGACGCATGAGAGTACCGGCGGGATCGTGGCCGCGCCCACCACCTCGCTCCCGGAACAGTTCGGCGGCGAGCGGAACTGGGACTACCGCTTTGTATGGCTGCGGGATGCTGCGCTGACGCTGGAATCCATGATGACGCACGGCTACGAGCGGGAGGCGCTGGAATGGCGCAACTGGCTGCTGCGGGCCGTCGCCGGGGATCCGGAGGACCTGCAGATCATGTACGGGCTGGCCGGCGAGCGGCTGCTGATCGAGCGCGAGCTCGGCCAGTTCCCGGGCTACCTGGATTCCAAACCGGTCCGCATGGGCAACGGCGCCATGTGCCAGTACCAGGGCGACGTGATCGGCGAGGTCATGGTGGTCCTGGAGAAGCTCCGCAACCTCGGCGAGCGGGAGGACCACTTCTCCTGGCCGCTGCAGAAGTCGTTGCTGCATTACACCGAGAAGCACTTCTTCGACCATGACCACGGGATCTGGGAGATGCGCGGGGAGAAGAAGTACTTCACGCACTCCCGCGTGATGATGTGGGCGGCCTTCGACCGCGGCGTCCGCGCCGTGCGGGACCACGGCTTGGACGGCGAGGACGACCACTGGGCACGGCAGCGCGACGAGCTGCGCGAGGAAATCATGGAGCACGGCTTCAATAAGGAGATCAACTCGTTCACGCAGTCCTACGGGTCCAGCGAGGTGGACGCGTCCCTCCTGGTGCTGGCGCAGGTGGGTTTCGTGAAGTACGACGACGACCTCATGCTGGGCACCGTGGCGCGTCTTGAGCAGGAGCTAATGGATGATTCGGGGCTGCTGAGGCGTTACCGCACCGAGGCAGGCATGGACGGCCTGTCGCCGGGCGAGTACCCCTTCCTGGCGTGCTCGTTCTGGCTCGTGGAGCAGTATGCGCAGACCGGGCGCATCGAGGATGCGCGCAAGCTGATGGACCAGCTGGTGGGATACGCGAACGAACTGGGGCTGCTCTCGGAGGAGTATGACACGGCCAACGAGCGGATGGCCGGCAACTACCCGCAGGCGTTCTCGCACCTGGCCCTGATCCGGGCGGCTGACGCGATTAACGGGCACGCGCAGCAGGCCTTGTAG